Genomic window (Leptospira weilii):
ATGATAGTTGTATCCATAGCAAACCAGAAAGGTGGAGAAGGTAAAACTACGACCTCTCTTAATTTATCCATGGGGCTTGCGAGAAGAGGAAAAAAAACTCTGCTCGTCGATATAGATCCTCAAGCAAATTCAACCGGCATTTTTACAAATCCAGAAGGTATTGAGAAATCGATGCACGGAGTTTTTAACTCGAAAATGACTATTCAAGAAATCATGATAGAGACGAGATTACCCGATCTTTTTTTGGCCCCTTCCAAAATGAATCTTGCAGAAGTAGAAACGCTTTCCGGAAATTCCGTAGATGCGCCTTATATTCTGAGAGATTCTCTTCAAAGTGTGAGTGGGATAGACTTTTGTATCATTGATTGTCCGCCCAGCTTATCTATTTTTACGATTAATGCGCTCGTCGGATCAAATTACGTAATCATTCCCCTTCAAGCTGAAAAATTTTCCGTGGATGGAATTGTAGGACTCCAACAAACAATCACTAGCATCAAAAAAAGAATCAATCCGAACCTTGAAATTTTAGGGGCTTTAGTTACTCAACTTAAACCTCAAACACTTTTGACAAAAACTATTGTACCTGTTTTAACAAAATACTTCCGGATTTTCGAAACAAGCATCTCCGATGGGGTTGCAGTAGGAGAATCTCATCTTGCCAAAAAATCGGTATTTGAATACAACAAGACGAGTAAACAAGCCCAGGAATACGAAGGGTTTATAGAGGAGTTTTTAAATGAGCTCAAAAAGTAAACGACTCGGCTCTCTTGCAGATGTTTTCCAAGCCGAAAAGTTGGAGGGGACTATTCGTAAAATTCGGCTCGATAAAATTCTTCCATCGGAAAACCAACCCAGACAAGATCGAAAAAAAGGAATCGAAGACCTCGCGAGAAGTTTAGACAAAGACGGGCTACTCCAACCGATCATTGTAACAAAACAAAATCCGGAAGACGAGAACTATAAAATTGTAGCCGGAGAAAGAAGATACCACGCAGCTAAACAATTAGGCTGGGCAGAAATAGAATGTAAAATTTTAGACCGGGATGAAAAAGAAACCTTTCGACTCGCAATTATAGAAAACCTTCAAAGAGAAAACCTATCCCCCTATGAAGAAGTGGAAGCTATGTCGCATTTAAAAAATAGCTTCAAATATACGGATCAAGAATTAGGAACACTCTTTGGAAAAAGCAGAAGTTACATGACAGAACTTCTTGGAATTTCAAATCTAAGCAAAGATGAACTCAATTCCTGTAAAGAAGCAGGAATTGAAAGCAAAAATTTATTGATCCAAGCAGTCGCGGCTTCTCGAAAAGGAACCTTCTCCGAGTTTTTAAGTTTGTTTCAAGCGGGTGCGCTCAAAACTGTTAAAGATGCAAAATCTTTTAACCGGGAAGAGGAAAACTTATTCACACCTAAAATTACAAATGTAACAAACTCAAAAGTTTCAAATTTAAATTCAACGGAATATAAAATCACAAAAAAACAAGGCCTGATCCAGATTAGTTCTGATAACGAAGAACTGTTAGGTGATATTTTTAAACTTATCAAAAAAGAAATCCGTAAAAAATTCGATTCCACATAGCTCCCTAATGTCGCTTAACAATATTATTAAGCGACATTAAAGTACATACAAGTACTTAGCATAAGAAATTTCTAAAAATAAAAGGAAATGAACCAATGGGATTGACAAACTCTGCCCACAATCGTTTAATGTGACATAATATAGTAAACGGAAATATAGTACGAAATTCAGATCCAAAATGATTTGGGTCGGAAACGTATTTTTATTTGGATCCGGACAAAAAAATTCCCCTGGCTAACCAGGGGCCGGATTTTCCCGAAGGAATGTTGTTGGATGAGACATAGGTATCATTATGTCGGATAATGTCAACTCTCTTCGGAATTTTTGCTTAAAATTAATGTACTTTCCCATAAGGAGAGTCCCGAAAGAGAAAGATGGGCGAGCATTATCCCTACATTAAATTCTTCACAGATATCATCGAATCAGGTGTTTGGGCCAATTTATCTTCGGCCGCAAAAACTCTTTATCTCGTGCTGCTTAAATTTAGCGACCAGCACTTCAAACCAGTATGGCCAAGTACGGAAGTGCTTCTTAAATTAACCGGTTTTAAAACTAAAAAATCGATTATACAGGGAAAAAGAGATCTTATTCAAGCCGGTCTACTCCAAGTTACACCAGGGACTGGGCATACAAGTTCAAGATATTATTTTTGCTTCAACTACTCCGGTTCCAAAATTCCACCTCAGGGGTATAATTTCGGACACCCCGGGGGTGAGTTTTTTGGAACCTCAGGGGTGGCCGAAAGACAATCCCTGAGGTCTGGAGAAGGAACCCCAAACCATATCAATATAACCATTACCAATAACCAAAACCAAGAACCAACAAAGAAGGCCCTTTTGAATTTAAATGATTTAGAAGAAAAGTACGGCTCGTCAATTCTGTCGGAAGCACTTTCCATCGCTAAAACCCGAGGGATGGAAGCGAACCTAAAATATGTACAGGGAATCTGTAAAAATCTAATGAAAAACAGCAATAATTCGACTATGCCGGAATTTAATCAAAACATGAAAAATCCTCATGAAAAGGACGCCACTTGGAAGGGTTTTCTACTTTGGTCTAGAGATCGATTGACCCGATCCAGCACTGAGACGTTAGAAAAGATTAGAGTGGAACCGGATGGAAGAACGCTTTGTATCTTGGATCCAGTTCCCGAGTCCCTGCAAATGATCATAGCAAAGTACTTCACAGAGGAAATTAGTCCTCCGATATTGGTTATATTTTCCGCGAAAAGCGAAGAAAATCGAACCACCTCTGTCAAAAATTAAAAAAAGCAACCAGGACAAATCTTGAATGAATTCTGAATCAATTCGAATCAGCCACCCCGACTTGATCAAAATCCGTGAAGTCAAATCATCGGGAACATACGATTTAAAAGAAGGTAAATTACTTCATTATTTCGAAACTAAAAACTCACCCGGAATTTCCGTACTGATCCTTCAATTTGAAAACATTTCCAGTCTGAATCAAATTCGTCTTCATTCCAATCCTCAAGAAATTAATTTCTTTCCGGACACGTTTCGATTCGACATTTCTATGGATGGAATTGTTTGGGAACCGATCTTACAAGAAACCGGATTTAAGCGCTTGAATCAAAAAACAGGACAATGGAATTTTTCTTTGGTCCAAGCAAAATTCCTAAAATTAGTCGGTCAAGTGTCGGAGAAAGACAACTCGGGAAAATATAAAATTTCTTTGGGTCGATTAGAAGTCGGAATTTCCGGAATCGTTAAAATTCAAGTCAGTTCGGAACACGATCGTTTTTGGGTGAAAGAGAATTTGATCGACCAAAGACCCGACTATGGCTGGTCATCCAAGGAAGTTTCAAAACCTGGAGAAGAATTTTTTCTCGTAGATTTGGGTTCTATCAGTCGCGTGAATGAATTACGACTTTTGACCCCGAAGTTAGATCCAACTTTTTTTCCAGAAAGTTTCACCATTTATTATAGCGAAGATGATTTGTCTTGGAATCAATTGTTGGAAGAAAATCAATTCTTATCCGAACCCGGAGTTTGGTATCAATGGAGATTTTTGCCGGCAAACATTCGTTATTTGAAACTTGTCGCTCGCCAGAAAGAGAAAAAAAACCAGGGATCCTATCAATCTAAGATCGTGGAGTTGGAATTATATGCAACTCCGCATCTTAGCGACTTAACGAGTAAGCCCACCGCAGACCCTCTTCCTTATGCAACGGTTTTGAGATCCGGATTGGTGCGTCTTGCTGTGGATGGAGAAAACTCAGAAGGAGTCGCAATTCAATCCAACGATCGACGACTGCGAGACGCCTCCACTGAATACAAAGGTATTGTTGAACTTGCCGGGGATGGGGAAGACAAAGAAGGTGTTGTTATTCAGGGCAATGATAAACGCCTCAAACATGCGACGGAACTTACGCATGGACTGGTTCGTTTGGCGTCCAACGGTGAAAATAGAGCCGAACGGGCGGTTCAAGGGAACGATGACCGTTTACGGGCGGCTACAATTGCAAGTCTTGGAATTGTAGAACTTGCGGAAAACGGAGAAACAAAAGAAGGCGTTGTAGTTCAAGGAAACGACGATCGACTAAAAATTGCCACTTCGAAAAAATACGGACTTGTGATTCTTTCCGAACCCGGCGGATCCGAACCTGGAAGAGCTGTAACTGCCGACGATCCTCGAATTAAAAAAGCGAATACGGAATTTCCCGGAATCGTTCGTTTTGCAAGAAATGGAGAAGATTCTTCGGAGACCGCTGTTCAAGGAAATGATAAACGCCTAAAAATCGCCACAACCGAAGCCTATGGTATTGTTCAGTTAGCTCAGTCCGGTGAATCCAAAGAAGGACTTGTGGTCCAAGGAAACGATGAACGACTTCGCAGGGCTACAACGTCGTATCCGGGAATCGTAGAGATTGCCACGCTTGGAACTAATGCAGCTGGGAAAGTCGTTTCTGCTGACGATCCAAGATTATCCGACAAAAGGGATCCTAAACCTCATACTCACGATTATGCATCTCTGAATCACGATTTCAGTTCTCATACAGGTTTTCTAAAAGTAAAAGGTGCTACCGAAGCCGCTTATACAAATATCTCTCCCCCTCCGGAAAACCATGCTCCCATTTACGGAAAAAATGAAAGTGAAAAAGGAGCCGGAATTATTGGTGTGGCTCGTGATACGGGTCTTATCGGTTACGGAGAAAAATTCGGAGTTCGAGGCGATTCTTCTTCCGGCGACAAGGATGGTGCCGGTGTCATCGGTCTTGCAAAACGAGGATTTGGCGGAGTTTTTCATTCCAGATCGGGATTTGCTCTTCTTGCGACGGGAAAAGGAATTCCTTCCTTCGGGGAAGTCGGATCGGGAAAAGCTTTTCTTGCAGAGGGGGAATCTGAATTTTCCGGAACTGTTCGAATTTCGACAGGAAAAAATTCGGATTGCATCGCAAGATTTTTTCCCGTAAGCCCAGCGGATGTAATTTCCGAGGGGGATATTTTGGTGATGGGAGAAGATGGAAGACTGCAAAAAGCAAAGGTCGCTAACGCGACTCATACGATCGGTGTTGCCGTGAAATCGGCGGCTCTTTTATTGGGCGGACAGGCTCCTTCTGACGGGAATCATTGGCTGGTGGCCGTATCCGGTGTCGTAACGGTCAATGCGGACGCTTCCTCATATCCGATTCAGCCGGGGAGCTTGCTTGTGACCGGTTTGACGGGGGGGCATGCTGTTCGAATTTCGGCGGAGTCCTTGCGTCCGGGCGCCCTTTTTGGAAAGGCTTTGACCCCTCTTCGCAGTGGGCGAGGACAAATCCAAATTCTTCTCTGTTTTCAGTGATCAGGAGTTTATGAAAAAAGTATCTGAAATTTACGGTTCCGCAAAAGGACCAGTGTATTCGTTTGAATTCTTTCCGCCGAAAACTCCGGATGGGGATTTAAAATTGATGGAGACCGTCAAGGAGTTGGCCCTTCTTGATCCGGATTTTGTGACCGTGACGTATGGTGCCGGTGGTTCGACAAGAGATAAAACCGTACAAATTTTATCTGAGATTTCGAAACGTTATTCTTTTCCGACGGTTTCTCATTTTACTTGTGTCGGAGCAAATCAAGATCAGATTTTTAAAGCTCTGGAGGAAATTCGTTCTTCTGAGATTGTAAATTTGATGGCTCTTCGCGGAGATCCTCCAAAAGGAGAGGGAAAATTTAAAAAGACCGAAGGCGGTTTTGAGAACGCGACGGAACTCATTTCCTTCATTCGTTCCGAAAAACTGGATTTTTGCGTCGGAGGCGGTTGTTATCCCGAAAAACATCCGGATGCAAAAAGTCTTGAAGAAGACGTCGAAAATTTAAAACGGAAAGTGGATGCCGGAACTGACTTTTTAGTTTCCCAGCTTTTTTTTGTGAATTCTATCTTTGAAAACTTTTTGAATTTGGTGAGAAAGGCAGGTATTCGTGTTCCTGTAATTCCTGGAATTATGCCGATCACTTCTTTTTCTCAGATTGAGAGATTTCGCTCGATGGCCGGTTGCGAGTTCCCCTCTTCTCTTATTGAAGATTTGCAAGAAGTGGAACATCGCCCAGAGGAATTTTACAGAAGGAGTTTAAACTTTTCGGTAAAACAATGTAGGGAGTTGCTTGCGATGGGGGTTCCGGGAATTCATCTTTATACTCTGAATCAATCTCACGCGAGTTATGATATTGTAAGGGAATTGAAAAGTTAAAATCTGGATTTTTTGTTTTCTCCAAACTTGTGGTGTTCTACGAGTTTTGGGAAAAGTGCTTACAGTTTTTGGCTCAGATCTTGTCCTAGAACACTCAAGTCGTTGAAAAATTCCAGAGCGGAATTAAAAAAACCGCTCTAATCGCGCGTTTCAATGAAACGGAAACAGAAGGGAAATTAATTTTTCAACAACTCTATTAGAATTGTGTTAATTAAGGATAAGTAACGTTATGGGGAATTGCTCATCGCTACTTTTGCGGTATTCACAGGTTGTTTACACAATTTAGAGGACACACTTCGCTTTAAAAAAGCTCCTTTTCTTTCCCCGCGGGAAGAAACCCTGCTTCCACTCCTTTTTGATAAAGCGTAAGAATCGCATCTCTACCTTCGATTCCGAGGGAACGTGTAAATTCGTTTACATAAAGTTCGATATGCGCATCGACAACTTCTCGGGTAGTTTCCTGAGAATATTTGAGAATGTATTCGTAAGTTGTTTCTCGGTTTTTGTAAGCAAGGTCAAGACTTAACTTCAAAGAAGAATCAAAGTTTTCCTTCCACTCCT
Coding sequences:
- a CDS encoding ParA family protein, coding for MIVVSIANQKGGEGKTTTSLNLSMGLARRGKKTLLVDIDPQANSTGIFTNPEGIEKSMHGVFNSKMTIQEIMIETRLPDLFLAPSKMNLAEVETLSGNSVDAPYILRDSLQSVSGIDFCIIDCPPSLSIFTINALVGSNYVIIPLQAEKFSVDGIVGLQQTITSIKKRINPNLEILGALVTQLKPQTLLTKTIVPVLTKYFRIFETSISDGVAVGESHLAKKSVFEYNKTSKQAQEYEGFIEEFLNELKK
- a CDS encoding ParB/RepB/Spo0J family partition protein, which translates into the protein MSSKSKRLGSLADVFQAEKLEGTIRKIRLDKILPSENQPRQDRKKGIEDLARSLDKDGLLQPIIVTKQNPEDENYKIVAGERRYHAAKQLGWAEIECKILDRDEKETFRLAIIENLQRENLSPYEEVEAMSHLKNSFKYTDQELGTLFGKSRSYMTELLGISNLSKDELNSCKEAGIESKNLLIQAVAASRKGTFSEFLSLFQAGALKTVKDAKSFNREEENLFTPKITNVTNSKVSNLNSTEYKITKKQGLIQISSDNEELLGDIFKLIKKEIRKKFDST
- a CDS encoding helix-turn-helix domain-containing protein; this translates as MGEHYPYIKFFTDIIESGVWANLSSAAKTLYLVLLKFSDQHFKPVWPSTEVLLKLTGFKTKKSIIQGKRDLIQAGLLQVTPGTGHTSSRYYFCFNYSGSKIPPQGYNFGHPGGEFFGTSGVAERQSLRSGEGTPNHINITITNNQNQEPTKKALLNLNDLEEKYGSSILSEALSIAKTRGMEANLKYVQGICKNLMKNSNNSTMPEFNQNMKNPHEKDATWKGFLLWSRDRLTRSSTETLEKIRVEPDGRTLCILDPVPESLQMIIAKYFTEEISPPILVIFSAKSEENRTTSVKN
- a CDS encoding discoidin domain-containing protein gives rise to the protein MNSESIRISHPDLIKIREVKSSGTYDLKEGKLLHYFETKNSPGISVLILQFENISSLNQIRLHSNPQEINFFPDTFRFDISMDGIVWEPILQETGFKRLNQKTGQWNFSLVQAKFLKLVGQVSEKDNSGKYKISLGRLEVGISGIVKIQVSSEHDRFWVKENLIDQRPDYGWSSKEVSKPGEEFFLVDLGSISRVNELRLLTPKLDPTFFPESFTIYYSEDDLSWNQLLEENQFLSEPGVWYQWRFLPANIRYLKLVARQKEKKNQGSYQSKIVELELYATPHLSDLTSKPTADPLPYATVLRSGLVRLAVDGENSEGVAIQSNDRRLRDASTEYKGIVELAGDGEDKEGVVIQGNDKRLKHATELTHGLVRLASNGENRAERAVQGNDDRLRAATIASLGIVELAENGETKEGVVVQGNDDRLKIATSKKYGLVILSEPGGSEPGRAVTADDPRIKKANTEFPGIVRFARNGEDSSETAVQGNDKRLKIATTEAYGIVQLAQSGESKEGLVVQGNDERLRRATTSYPGIVEIATLGTNAAGKVVSADDPRLSDKRDPKPHTHDYASLNHDFSSHTGFLKVKGATEAAYTNISPPPENHAPIYGKNESEKGAGIIGVARDTGLIGYGEKFGVRGDSSSGDKDGAGVIGLAKRGFGGVFHSRSGFALLATGKGIPSFGEVGSGKAFLAEGESEFSGTVRISTGKNSDCIARFFPVSPADVISEGDILVMGEDGRLQKAKVANATHTIGVAVKSAALLLGGQAPSDGNHWLVAVSGVVTVNADASSYPIQPGSLLVTGLTGGHAVRISAESLRPGALFGKALTPLRSGRGQIQILLCFQ
- the metF gene encoding methylenetetrahydrofolate reductase [NAD(P)H] — protein: MKKVSEIYGSAKGPVYSFEFFPPKTPDGDLKLMETVKELALLDPDFVTVTYGAGGSTRDKTVQILSEISKRYSFPTVSHFTCVGANQDQIFKALEEIRSSEIVNLMALRGDPPKGEGKFKKTEGGFENATELISFIRSEKLDFCVGGGCYPEKHPDAKSLEEDVENLKRKVDAGTDFLVSQLFFVNSIFENFLNLVRKAGIRVPVIPGIMPITSFSQIERFRSMAGCEFPSSLIEDLQEVEHRPEEFYRRSLNFSVKQCRELLAMGVPGIHLYTLNQSHASYDIVRELKS